In Micromonospora sp. WMMD980, the following are encoded in one genomic region:
- a CDS encoding GntR family transcriptional regulator — MSPWVRVDAGSAVPPYEQVRAQLASAIGDGRLAVGTRLPAVRQLSADLGLAVNTVARAYRELESAGLVETRGRHGTVVAPGRDDAIDRLHRVAAGYAAEARRLGVPPERALALVRAALDAGTRGGERSPER; from the coding sequence ATGAGCCCGTGGGTCCGGGTCGACGCCGGGTCGGCGGTGCCCCCGTACGAGCAGGTGCGCGCGCAGCTCGCGAGCGCCATCGGCGACGGCCGGCTGGCGGTGGGCACCCGGCTGCCCGCGGTCCGGCAGCTCTCCGCCGACCTGGGGCTGGCGGTGAACACGGTGGCCCGGGCCTACCGCGAGTTGGAGTCCGCCGGCCTGGTGGAGACGAGGGGCCGGCACGGCACGGTGGTGGCCCCCGGCCGCGACGACGCCATCGACCGGCTGCACCGGGTCGCCGCCGGGTACGCGGCCGAGGCGCGTCGCCTCGGTGTCCCGCCGGAGCGGGCGCTCGCCCTGGTCCGTGCGGCGCTGGACGCCGGTACGCGCGGTGGAGAGCGGTCGCCTGAGCGGTGA
- a CDS encoding YihY/virulence factor BrkB family protein, with translation MNVFGRVEAALGRRIDAARGRSPIFDHLWQAGTLYADLLAGRLAAAIAYYGFFAVFALALVAYWIFGAVLRDNEDVSRAAAEFLRENLPFLDPAQIAESSSTVGVVGLIILVFTGIGWVEAIRSSQRLMYGFNQQPGNLVVRRLVDLGVLVAVFVLLFVSVAAVDALESLLRFLLRSTGSVGLTTVSAVLSVLVNAVLAAALLLAVPRLRMSRRRLRPAVLTVAIGITLLNTVGRYYVVRTERNPAYTVVATAVGLLLYLYLLNQLVLFGAALAATSRYGRVVDLAEGGAGAREVDVEADVLDEETDPGTPGGGG, from the coding sequence GTGAACGTCTTCGGCCGGGTCGAGGCGGCCCTCGGGCGCCGGATCGACGCGGCCCGCGGTCGCTCGCCGATCTTCGACCACCTGTGGCAGGCCGGGACGCTCTACGCCGACCTGCTCGCCGGTCGGCTCGCCGCCGCCATCGCCTACTACGGCTTCTTCGCCGTGTTCGCGCTCGCGCTGGTCGCATACTGGATCTTCGGCGCGGTGCTGCGGGACAACGAGGACGTCAGCCGCGCGGCGGCCGAATTCCTGCGGGAGAACCTGCCCTTCCTCGACCCGGCGCAGATCGCCGAGAGCAGCAGCACCGTCGGCGTGGTCGGTCTGATCATCCTGGTCTTCACCGGGATCGGGTGGGTGGAGGCGATCCGCTCCTCGCAGCGGCTGATGTACGGCTTCAACCAGCAGCCCGGCAACCTGGTCGTGCGCCGCCTGGTCGACCTCGGCGTGCTGGTCGCGGTCTTCGTGCTGCTCTTCGTCTCGGTCGCCGCCGTCGACGCGTTGGAGTCGCTGCTGCGGTTCCTGCTGCGCAGCACCGGTTCGGTCGGCCTGACCACGGTCAGCGCGGTGCTCAGCGTGCTGGTCAACGCCGTGCTGGCCGCCGCGCTGCTGCTGGCCGTGCCGCGGCTGCGGATGAGCCGGCGGCGGCTGCGCCCGGCGGTGCTGACCGTCGCCATCGGGATCACGCTGCTCAACACCGTGGGGCGTTACTACGTGGTGCGCACCGAGCGGAACCCGGCCTACACGGTGGTGGCGACCGCGGTGGGCCTGCTGCTCTACCTCTACCTGCTCAACCAGTTGGTGCTCTTCGGCGCCGCGCTCGCCGCGACCAGCCGGTACGGCCGGGTGGTCGATCTCGCCGAGGGTGGGGCGGGGGCACGGGAGGTGGACGTGGAGGCGGACGTGCTCGACGAGGAGACCGATCCGGGCACCCCCGGGGGCGGGGGATGA
- a CDS encoding 2'-5' RNA ligase family protein, producing the protein MSDNVTAGGDTIQIGIAVDIPEPWGGMLTRRRVSAGDPQAVPAHVTLLGPTEIPVHALPAVEEHLTGVAAAHLPFTLHLRGTGTFRPVTQVVFVTVAAGISECELLASAINSAPELRREARFPYHPHVTVAQDVPPEVLDKAYEDLADFSALFEVEAFTLFSHSGAARWQPRRDFRLGGRR; encoded by the coding sequence ATGTCGGACAACGTGACGGCCGGCGGGGACACGATCCAGATCGGGATCGCGGTGGACATCCCCGAGCCGTGGGGCGGGATGCTCACCCGCCGGCGGGTCTCCGCCGGTGACCCGCAGGCCGTGCCGGCCCACGTCACCCTGCTCGGGCCCACCGAGATCCCGGTCCACGCGCTGCCCGCCGTCGAGGAGCACCTGACCGGGGTGGCCGCCGCGCACCTGCCGTTCACCCTGCACCTACGGGGCACCGGCACGTTCCGCCCGGTCACCCAGGTGGTCTTCGTGACGGTGGCGGCCGGGATCAGCGAGTGCGAGCTGCTGGCCTCCGCCATCAACTCGGCCCCCGAGCTGCGCCGCGAGGCGCGCTTTCCCTACCACCCGCACGTGACGGTGGCCCAGGACGTACCGCCCGAGGTGCTCGACAAGGCGTACGAGGACCTCGCCGACTTCTCCGCGCTGTTCGAGGTGGAGGCGTTCACGCTCTTCTCGCACAGCGGGGCGGCCCGGTGGCAGCCTCGCCGCGACTTCCGGCTCGGCGGCCGGCGCTGA
- the trpS gene encoding tryptophan--tRNA ligase codes for MSDVPVRPRVFSGIQPTADSFHLGNYLGALRHWVALQDSHDAFYCVVDLHAITAGHDPAVLKRRSRVAAAQLFALGIDPERSTLFVQSQVPEHPQLAWVLGCITGFGEAGRMTQFKDKSQKQGSERASVGLFTYPILQAADILLYQAHAVPVGEDQRQHLELSRDLAQRFNSLFGPTFTVPVPHIVKDTAKITDLQDPTAKMSKSSSSPAGIIDLLEDPARSAKKIRSAVTDTGREIVFDAEGKPGVSNLLTIYSALSGRGIDDLVGAYDGRGYGDLKKDLAEVVREFVNPVQERTNGYLDDPAQLDKLLAQGAEKARAVAAGTLRAVYDRVGFFPPVRSE; via the coding sequence ATGTCCGACGTACCCGTCCGCCCGCGCGTCTTCTCCGGCATCCAGCCGACGGCCGACTCGTTCCATCTCGGCAACTACCTGGGCGCGCTGCGGCACTGGGTGGCCCTGCAGGACAGCCACGACGCGTTCTACTGCGTGGTGGACCTGCACGCGATCACCGCGGGCCACGACCCGGCGGTGCTGAAGCGGCGCAGCCGGGTGGCGGCCGCGCAGCTCTTCGCGCTGGGCATCGACCCGGAGCGCAGCACCCTCTTCGTCCAGTCGCAGGTGCCCGAGCACCCGCAGCTGGCCTGGGTGCTCGGCTGCATCACCGGCTTCGGCGAGGCCGGCCGGATGACCCAGTTCAAGGACAAGTCGCAGAAGCAGGGCAGCGAGCGGGCCAGCGTCGGCCTGTTCACCTACCCGATCCTGCAGGCCGCCGACATCCTGCTCTACCAGGCGCACGCGGTGCCGGTCGGCGAGGACCAGCGGCAGCACCTGGAGCTCTCCCGTGACCTGGCCCAACGGTTCAACTCGCTGTTCGGCCCGACCTTCACGGTGCCGGTGCCACACATCGTGAAGGACACCGCCAAGATCACCGACCTGCAGGATCCCACGGCCAAGATGTCGAAGTCGTCCTCCTCGCCGGCCGGCATCATCGACCTGCTGGAGGACCCGGCCCGTTCGGCCAAGAAGATCCGCTCGGCGGTCACCGACACCGGCCGCGAGATCGTCTTCGACGCGGAGGGGAAACCGGGCGTCTCCAACCTGCTCACCATCTACTCCGCGCTCTCCGGTCGCGGCATCGACGACCTGGTCGGCGCGTACGACGGCCGGGGCTACGGCGACCTCAAGAAGGACCTCGCCGAGGTGGTGCGGGAGTTCGTCAACCCGGTCCAGGAGCGCACCAACGGCTACCTGGACGACCCGGCCCAGCTGGACAAGCTGCTCGCGCAGGGTGCGGAGAAGGCCCGGGCGGTCGCGGCCGGCACGCTGCGTGCCGTCTACGACCGGGTCGGCTTCTTCCCCCCGGTGCGGTCCGAGTAG
- a CDS encoding hemolysin family protein, translated as MREAGGPGLRRRPSGQPRREPRPLARAVARVVVRAADGATRLVTGLLGASPTAGRERISESELRDLVAANTLLDADERRIIDEVLAAGARLVREVMVPRTEVVFLPAALPVAEAQRLVRVEPHTRYPVVDGTHDDVVGLVHLRDVLLRPEPAGPVTVGDLTREVKRLPGSKRVLAALTEMRREGHHLAVVVDEYGGTAGIVTCEDLVEELVGEIHDEGGGPPDPVADGLPAVVDGRLNLTDFAERTGVPLPAGPYETVGGYVMAALGRLPVAGDEVPVAVDAVDGSGATDPEGWLLRVLALDGRRVSRLAVSTRRLPEPRREVSGPPPPVPARPAGPS; from the coding sequence ATGCGGGAAGCGGGTGGTCCCGGGCTCCGGCGGCGACCGTCGGGGCAACCCCGGCGCGAACCCCGCCCGCTGGCCCGGGCCGTGGCCCGGGTCGTGGTGCGCGCCGCCGACGGCGCCACCCGCCTGGTGACCGGACTGCTCGGGGCGAGCCCCACCGCCGGGCGGGAACGGATCAGCGAGTCCGAGCTGCGCGACCTGGTGGCCGCCAACACGCTGCTCGACGCGGACGAGCGTCGGATCATCGACGAGGTGCTGGCGGCCGGCGCACGGCTGGTCCGCGAGGTGATGGTGCCCCGCACCGAGGTGGTCTTCCTCCCCGCCGCCCTGCCCGTGGCCGAGGCGCAGCGCCTGGTGCGGGTCGAGCCGCACACCCGATACCCGGTGGTGGACGGCACCCACGACGACGTGGTCGGCCTGGTGCACCTGCGGGACGTGCTGCTGCGCCCGGAGCCGGCCGGTCCGGTCACGGTCGGGGACCTGACCCGCGAGGTCAAGCGGCTGCCGGGCAGCAAACGGGTGCTCGCGGCACTCACCGAGATGCGCCGCGAGGGGCACCACCTGGCCGTGGTCGTCGACGAGTACGGCGGCACCGCCGGCATCGTCACCTGCGAGGACCTGGTCGAGGAGTTGGTCGGGGAGATCCACGACGAGGGCGGCGGCCCACCCGACCCGGTCGCCGACGGGCTGCCCGCCGTGGTCGACGGCCGGCTCAACCTGACCGACTTCGCCGAACGCACGGGTGTCCCCCTGCCCGCCGGCCCGTACGAGACGGTCGGCGGGTACGTGATGGCCGCGCTGGGCCGCCTGCCGGTGGCCGGTGACGAGGTGCCGGTGGCCGTCGACGCGGTGGACGGATCGGGCGCCACCGATCCGGAGGGCTGGCTGCTGCGGGTGCTGGCGCTCGACGGCCGGCGGGTGTCCCGCCTGGCGGTCTCCACCCGTCGCCTGCCCGAACCCCGGCGCGAGGTCAGCGGCCCGCCACCACCCGTACCGGCCCGACCCGCCGGCCCGTCATGA
- the galE gene encoding UDP-glucose 4-epimerase GalE encodes MKLLVTGGAGYIGSVVTRMLLDHGHRVTVLDDLRTGHREALAPDATHVDLPVYEAARVLTPDAGFDGVLHFAALIAAGESMTRPELYWHTNTVGSLALIDAVRAARVPRMVFSSTAAVYGNPTELPIPETAVKAPTSTYGATKLAVDMALTSEAIAHELGAVSLRYFNVAGAYRHGGGTIGERHDPETHLIPIALDVAAGQREKLQLFGDDYPTADGTCVRDYIHVEDLARAHLLALDAATGGRHRIYNLGNGNGFTNRQVVDVVREVTGHPVPVEVAPRREGDPAELVASSALARDELGWAPAKPTLHDMVGDAWAFYREHVAGRRA; translated from the coding sequence GTGAAACTGCTCGTCACCGGCGGCGCCGGCTACATCGGCAGCGTGGTGACCCGGATGCTGCTCGACCACGGCCACCGGGTGACCGTGCTGGACGACCTGCGGACCGGCCACCGCGAGGCGCTCGCCCCCGACGCCACCCACGTCGACCTGCCGGTGTACGAGGCGGCCCGGGTGCTCACCCCCGACGCCGGGTTCGACGGCGTGCTGCACTTCGCCGCCCTGATCGCCGCCGGCGAGTCGATGACCCGCCCCGAGCTCTACTGGCACACCAACACCGTCGGCTCGCTCGCCCTCATCGACGCGGTCCGCGCCGCCCGGGTGCCGCGGATGGTCTTCTCCTCCACCGCCGCCGTCTACGGCAACCCCACCGAGCTGCCCATCCCGGAGACCGCAGTCAAGGCCCCCACCAGCACCTACGGTGCGACGAAGCTGGCCGTCGACATGGCGCTCACCTCCGAGGCGATCGCGCACGAGCTGGGCGCGGTCTCGCTGCGCTACTTCAACGTCGCGGGCGCCTACCGGCACGGCGGCGGGACCATCGGCGAGCGGCACGACCCGGAGACGCACCTCATCCCGATCGCGCTCGACGTGGCCGCCGGCCAGCGCGAGAAGCTCCAGCTCTTCGGCGACGACTACCCCACCGCCGACGGCACCTGCGTGCGCGACTACATCCACGTCGAGGACCTGGCCCGCGCCCACCTGCTCGCGCTCGACGCGGCCACCGGAGGCCGGCACCGGATCTACAACCTGGGCAACGGCAACGGCTTCACCAACCGCCAGGTGGTCGACGTGGTCCGCGAGGTCACCGGCCACCCGGTGCCGGTCGAGGTGGCGCCCCGCCGCGAGGGCGACCCGGCCGAGCTGGTCGCGTCGTCCGCGCTGGCCCGCGACGAGTTGGGCTGGGCGCCGGCGAAGCCGACCCTGCACGACATGGTCGGCGACGCCTGGGCGTTCTACCGCGAACACGTCGCGGGTCGTCGCGCATGA
- the galK gene encoding galactokinase, producing the protein MSGDVADRATEGFRQRYDAEPAGRWAAPGRVNLIGEHTDYNDGFVLPFALPLRTVVAATPGPHGRWTVWSELDDEPVEFGAAEADEPGRVDGWAAYVAGVVWALRAAGLDVPGARLAIASDVPVGSGLSSSAAIESAVLAALVDLGGLDLPTDRWPRLAQRAENDYVGAPTGIMDQSAVVRAEEGHALFLDCRTEEIEQIPFDLDAAGLAVLVVDSRAPHRHADGEYAARRESCERAAATLGVTALRDVPTADLDAALARLDDDETRRRVRHVVTENQRVLDTVALLRAGRARDIGPLLTASHASMRDDFEITVPEVDTAVEAALAAGAHGARMTGGGFGGCVLALVDAADADAVADAVTAAYAERGFAAPGTLTVLPAPGVTPV; encoded by the coding sequence ATGAGCGGCGACGTCGCGGACCGCGCCACCGAGGGCTTCCGGCAGCGGTACGACGCCGAGCCGGCCGGCCGCTGGGCGGCTCCCGGACGGGTCAACCTGATCGGCGAGCACACCGACTACAACGACGGCTTCGTGCTGCCCTTCGCGCTCCCCCTACGTACCGTCGTCGCCGCGACGCCCGGCCCGCACGGACGCTGGACGGTCTGGTCGGAGCTGGACGACGAGCCTGTCGAGTTCGGGGCCGCGGAAGCCGACGAACCCGGCCGGGTCGACGGCTGGGCCGCCTACGTGGCCGGCGTGGTGTGGGCGCTGCGCGCCGCCGGCCTCGACGTCCCCGGCGCGCGACTCGCGATCGCCTCCGACGTGCCGGTCGGCTCCGGGCTCTCCTCGTCCGCCGCCATCGAGTCGGCCGTGCTGGCCGCCCTGGTCGACCTCGGCGGGCTCGACCTGCCCACCGACCGGTGGCCCCGGCTCGCCCAACGCGCCGAGAACGACTACGTCGGCGCGCCGACCGGGATCATGGACCAGTCCGCGGTCGTCCGGGCCGAGGAGGGGCACGCGCTCTTCCTCGACTGCCGCACCGAGGAGATCGAGCAGATCCCGTTCGACCTGGACGCCGCCGGGCTGGCCGTGCTGGTCGTCGACTCGCGCGCGCCGCACCGACACGCCGACGGCGAGTACGCCGCCCGGCGCGAGAGCTGCGAACGGGCCGCCGCGACGCTCGGGGTGACCGCCCTGCGCGACGTGCCCACCGCCGACCTCGACGCGGCGCTGGCCCGCCTCGACGACGACGAGACCCGCCGCCGGGTCCGGCACGTGGTCACCGAGAACCAGCGGGTGCTCGACACCGTCGCGCTGCTGCGCGCCGGGCGGGCCCGCGACATCGGCCCGCTGCTGACCGCCTCGCACGCCTCGATGCGTGACGACTTCGAAATCACCGTGCCGGAGGTCGACACCGCGGTCGAGGCGGCGCTGGCCGCCGGCGCGCACGGTGCGCGGATGACCGGCGGCGGCTTCGGCGGCTGCGTCCTCGCCCTGGTCGACGCCGCCGACGCCGACGCGGTGGCCGACGCCGTGACCGCCGCGTACGCCGAGCGCGGCTTCGCCGCCCCCGGCACCCTCACGGTGCTCCCCGCCCCCGGCGTCACCCCCGTGTAA
- the cysN gene encoding sulfate adenylyltransferase subunit CysN — translation MSVDTLAPADGETAVRPMDLLRFATAGSVDDGKSTLIGRLLYDTKSLFSDQLAAVEAVSAARGDEYTNLALLTDGLRAEREQGITIDVAYRYFATPRRKFIIADTPGHIQYTRNMVTGASTADLALILVDARKGLVEQSRRHAFLCSLLRVPHLVLCVNKMDLVDWSQEVFERIADEFTAFAAKLDVPDLTVVPVSALKGDNIVSRSENMPWYAGPSLLHHLERVHIASDRNLVDVRFPVQYVIRPQSTTVTDYRGYAGQVASGVLKPGDEVMVLPSGFTSRIAAVETADGPVDEAFPPMSVTVRLTDEIDISRGDMICRPNNAPMVAQDIEAMVCWMDESRPLQVGGKYAIKHTTRSARAIVRELHYRLDINSLHRDESAGELKLNEIGRVRLRTTVPLLADEYRRNRTTGGFVIIDESTNRTVGAGMIVEAG, via the coding sequence ATGAGTGTCGACACCCTGGCCCCGGCCGACGGCGAGACCGCCGTCCGGCCGATGGACCTGCTGCGCTTCGCCACCGCCGGCAGCGTCGACGACGGCAAGTCGACGCTGATCGGCCGGCTGCTCTACGACACCAAGTCGCTCTTCAGCGACCAGTTGGCCGCGGTCGAGGCGGTCAGCGCGGCGCGCGGCGACGAATACACCAACCTGGCGCTGCTCACCGACGGCCTGCGGGCCGAGCGGGAGCAGGGCATCACCATCGACGTGGCATACCGCTACTTCGCCACGCCGCGGCGGAAGTTCATCATCGCCGACACCCCGGGGCACATCCAGTACACCCGGAACATGGTCACCGGGGCGTCCACCGCCGACCTGGCGCTGATCCTGGTGGACGCGCGCAAGGGCCTGGTCGAGCAGTCCCGCCGGCACGCGTTCCTGTGCTCGCTGCTGCGGGTGCCGCACCTGGTGCTGTGCGTCAACAAGATGGACCTGGTCGACTGGTCGCAGGAGGTCTTCGAGCGGATCGCCGACGAGTTCACCGCGTTCGCCGCGAAGCTCGACGTGCCGGACCTGACCGTGGTGCCGGTCTCCGCGCTGAAGGGCGACAACATCGTCTCCCGCTCGGAGAACATGCCGTGGTACGCGGGCCCCTCGCTGCTGCACCACCTGGAGCGGGTGCACATCGCCTCGGACCGGAACCTGGTCGACGTCCGCTTCCCGGTGCAGTACGTGATCCGGCCGCAGTCCACCACCGTCACCGACTACCGGGGCTACGCGGGCCAGGTGGCCTCGGGCGTGCTCAAGCCGGGTGACGAGGTGATGGTGCTGCCGTCCGGCTTCACCAGCCGGATCGCCGCGGTGGAGACCGCCGACGGGCCGGTGGACGAGGCGTTCCCGCCGATGTCGGTGACGGTCCGGCTGACCGACGAGATCGACATCTCCCGGGGCGACATGATCTGCCGGCCGAACAACGCCCCGATGGTCGCGCAGGACATCGAGGCGATGGTCTGCTGGATGGACGAGAGCCGGCCGCTCCAGGTGGGCGGCAAGTACGCGATCAAGCACACCACCCGGTCGGCGCGGGCGATCGTGCGCGAGCTGCACTACCGGCTGGACATCAACTCGCTGCACCGGGACGAGTCGGCCGGCGAGCTGAAGCTCAACGAGATCGGCCGGGTTCGGCTGCGGACCACCGTGCCGCTGCTCGCCGACGAGTACCGCCGCAACCGCACCACGGGCGGCTTCGTGATCATCGACGAGTCCACCAACCGTACGGTGGGCGCCGGCATGATCGTCGAGGCCGGCTGA
- the cysD gene encoding sulfate adenylyltransferase subunit CysD: MTSPAAYQVSHLDALEAESIFVMREVVAEMERPVLLFSGGKDSIVMLRLAQKAFAPANVPFPVMHVDTGHNFPEVLDYRDQRVAELGLQLIVASVPEALNRGMVRESADGMRNRIQTPVLLDAVEKHRFDALFGGARRDEEKARAKERVFSFRDEFGQWDPKNQRPELWSLYNGRHHPGESIRVFPLSNWTELDVWHYIARERIPLPSIYFAHEREVIERDGMFYAVNEFFRARAGEQPFKTQVRYRTVGDASCTAAVRSDADTVEKVIEEVAATRITERGATRGDDRVSEAAMEDRKREGYF; encoded by the coding sequence ATGACGTCCCCCGCCGCTTACCAGGTGTCGCACCTCGACGCGCTCGAGGCGGAGAGCATCTTCGTGATGCGCGAGGTCGTCGCCGAGATGGAGCGGCCGGTGCTGCTCTTCTCCGGCGGCAAGGACTCGATCGTGATGCTCCGGTTGGCGCAGAAGGCGTTCGCGCCGGCCAACGTCCCGTTCCCGGTGATGCATGTGGACACCGGGCACAACTTCCCCGAGGTGCTCGACTACCGCGACCAGCGGGTGGCCGAGCTGGGCCTGCAGCTCATCGTGGCGAGCGTCCCGGAGGCGCTGAACCGGGGCATGGTTCGTGAGTCGGCGGACGGCATGCGCAACCGGATCCAGACACCGGTGCTGCTCGACGCGGTGGAGAAGCACCGCTTCGACGCGCTCTTCGGTGGCGCCCGGCGGGACGAGGAGAAGGCTCGGGCCAAGGAGCGCGTGTTCAGCTTCCGCGACGAGTTCGGCCAGTGGGACCCGAAGAACCAGCGCCCGGAGCTGTGGTCGCTCTACAACGGCCGGCACCACCCGGGCGAGTCGATCCGGGTGTTCCCGCTGTCCAACTGGACCGAGCTGGACGTCTGGCACTACATCGCCCGGGAACGGATCCCGCTGCCGTCGATCTACTTCGCGCACGAGCGCGAGGTGATCGAGCGCGACGGCATGTTCTACGCGGTCAACGAGTTCTTCCGGGCCCGCGCCGGCGAGCAGCCGTTCAAGACCCAGGTGCGCTACCGCACCGTGGGTGACGCCTCCTGCACCGCGGCGGTCCGCTCGGACGCCGACACGGTGGAGAAGGTGATCGAGGAGGTGGCCGCCACCCGGATCACCGAGCGCGGCGCGACCCGCGGCGACGACCGGGTCAGCGAGGCCGCCATGGAGGACCGCAAGCGGGAGGGCTACTTCTGA
- a CDS encoding inositol monophosphatase family protein, with protein MGSPPMIDGAFARWLASRAGQALTDLRAEMGFADAGALRSAGDKVSHDLIRTELARWRPADAVLSEEDEGARLAWTAEVSSEAMPRLTADRVWIVDPLDGTREYAEEGRADWAVHVALWSRHAPTPHGLVAGAVGLPAQHRVLGTDYPPAYPPMRVEAATAGGSRTIRLAASRSRPPVFLTDLAADVGAHLVPMGSAGAKIAAVVTGEVDAYIHAGGQYEWDSAAPVAVATATGLHASRIDGSALEYNEADPRLPDLLVCRKDLASRLLAALQRHSG; from the coding sequence ATGGGCAGTCCTCCGATGATTGACGGCGCGTTCGCCCGCTGGCTGGCGTCGCGGGCCGGGCAGGCGTTGACGGACCTGCGCGCGGAGATGGGCTTCGCGGACGCCGGCGCGTTGCGGTCGGCCGGGGACAAGGTCTCGCACGACCTGATCCGGACCGAGCTGGCGCGGTGGCGTCCGGCGGACGCGGTGCTGTCGGAGGAGGACGAGGGCGCGCGCCTGGCCTGGACCGCCGAGGTGAGCAGCGAGGCGATGCCCCGGCTGACCGCGGACCGGGTGTGGATCGTCGACCCGCTGGACGGCACCAGGGAGTACGCCGAGGAGGGGCGCGCCGACTGGGCGGTGCACGTGGCGCTCTGGTCGCGGCACGCGCCCACGCCGCACGGCCTGGTGGCGGGTGCGGTGGGCCTGCCGGCGCAGCACCGGGTGCTGGGCACGGACTACCCGCCGGCCTACCCGCCGATGCGGGTGGAGGCGGCCACGGCGGGTGGGTCGCGGACCATCCGGTTGGCGGCGAGTCGTAGCCGTCCGCCGGTTTTCCTGACCGATCTGGCGGCGGACGTCGGCGCTCATCTGGTTCCGATGGGCTCGGCGGGCGCGAAGATCGCCGCCGTGGTGACCGGTGAGGTCGACGCGTACATCCACGCGGGCGGGCAGTACGAGTGGGATTCGGCCGCTCCGGTGGCTGTGGCGACGGCCACCGGATTGCACGCTTCCCGGATCGACGGTTCTGCGCTGGAATACAACGAGGCCGACCCGCGTCTACCGGATCTGCTGGTCTGCCGCAAGGATCTCGCGAGTCGGTTGCTTGCAGCGTTGCAGCGGCACTCCGGGTAA
- the pth gene encoding aminoacyl-tRNA hydrolase produces MTDEAGPWLVVGLGNPGREYANNRHNVGFMVADLLAARMGAKFGRHKRAVAEAAEGRLGFGGPKLVLLKPLTYMNLSGGPVAGLAQFHKIPPARVIAVHDELDIPYGQVRVKCGGGEGGHNGLRSMSKSLGTKDYARVRFGVGRPPGRQDPADFVLSDFSAAERKELEFLVDRAADVVESVVTKGVEPTQNLYHGA; encoded by the coding sequence GTGACGGACGAGGCGGGGCCGTGGCTGGTGGTCGGCCTGGGCAACCCCGGTCGGGAGTACGCGAACAACCGGCACAACGTCGGCTTCATGGTGGCCGACCTGTTGGCCGCGCGAATGGGCGCGAAGTTCGGTCGCCACAAGCGGGCGGTCGCCGAGGCGGCCGAGGGACGGCTGGGATTCGGCGGTCCGAAGCTGGTGCTGCTGAAGCCGCTCACCTACATGAACCTCTCGGGGGGTCCGGTGGCGGGGCTGGCCCAGTTCCACAAGATCCCGCCGGCGCGGGTGATCGCGGTGCACGACGAGCTGGACATCCCGTACGGGCAGGTGCGGGTGAAGTGCGGCGGTGGCGAGGGCGGGCACAACGGCCTGCGGTCGATGTCGAAGTCGCTCGGCACGAAGGACTACGCGCGGGTGCGGTTCGGCGTGGGACGCCCGCCGGGCCGGCAGGACCCGGCTGACTTCGTACTCTCGGATTTCTCCGCGGCGGAGCGCAAGGAGCTGGAGTTCCTGGTCGACCGCGCGGCGGACGTGGTGGAGTCGGTGGTCACCAAGGGTGTGGAGCCGACGCAGAACCTGTACCACGGGGCGTGA